The Montipora capricornis isolate CH-2021 chromosome 6, ASM3666992v2, whole genome shotgun sequence genome has a window encoding:
- the LOC138050446 gene encoding uncharacterized protein, translated as MGRRLKDKLPRVTIPSERITEAHWQQLLRERDQRGKRRQKEYADSKRLAQYSDIGEGDQILLKKSRDNKLSPNFEPLPYKVVEKKGNAVLIQDHEGNTKLRNASHMKKFFHPDPATEGDEEEDTPTGRQLETTALTPPTYVDKQPTLPPESSASPLPSRPTRVRRPPAWMSDFVSFCALTPKHPVLI; from the coding sequence ATGGGTCGACGCCTCAAAGATAAACTCCCAAGAGTAACCATTCCGAGTGAAAGAATCACCGAGGCTCACTGGCAGCAACTTCTTCGCGAAAGAGATCAGCGGGGGAAACGTCGACAGAAAGAGTATGCAGACAGCAAGCGGTTAGCACAATACAGTGATATTGGAGAAGGAGATCAAATCTTACTCAAAAAAAGCCGTGACAACAAACTGTCTCCCAATTTCGAACCATTACCATACAAAGTGGTGGAAAAGAAGGGCAATGCCGTCCTAATACAAGATCATGAAGGAAATACCAAGCTGCGTAACGCGAGCCACATGAAAAAGTTTTTCCACCCGGACCCTGCCACTGAGGGAGACGAGGAAGAGGACACGCCCACTGGAAGACAATTAGAAACAACTGCTTTGACCCCGCCAACCTACGTTGATAAGCAACCTACCCTACCTCCTGAATCCAGTGCAAGTCCCCTTCCTTCAAGGCCTACTCGTGTTAGGCGCCCTCCAGCATGGATGAGTGACTTTGTGTCCTTTTGTGCTTTAACTCCAAAACATCCAGTGCTAATCTGA